CTATCTCGTGCTCGCGTCGCAACGAAGCGGCAGCACGCTGTTGGTCGAATCGCTGCGGGCGACCGGTGTGGCGGGTGAGCCGCAGGAGTTCTTTCAGTACCTTCCGACCACCAGTCAGTCGCCCCAGCCGCGGCAGTGGTTCGAGGGCGTCGAGGACGAGTCGATCCTGCGACTGCTCGATCCGCTGGACGAAGGCAAGCCGGATCTCGCACCCCCGGAGATCTGGCGGGACTACATCCGGACGGTCGGCCGCACCCCCAACGGAGTCTGGGGCGGCAAGCTGATGTGGAACCAGACCCCGCTGCTGTTGCAGCGGGCCGCGGGACTGCCGGACCGGTCGGGTGAGGGCCTGCTGTCCGCGATCCGCGACGTCATCGGCAGCGATCCGGTTCTCATCCACGTCTACCGCCCAGACGTTGTCTCCCAGGCAGTTTCGTTCTGGCGGGCGGTGCAGACCCGGGTCTGGCGTGGGCGGCCCGACCCGACTCGCGACTCGCGTGCCGAATATCACGCAGGTGCCATCGCGCACGTGATCAAGATGCTGCGCGCACAGGAGGAGGGCTGGCGCAACTGGTTCGCCGAGGAGAACGTCAAGCCGATGGAGATCTCCTATCCGGTGTTGTGGCGCAACCTCACTCAGATCGTCGGCGACACACTCGACGCGATCGGGCAGGACCGACGATTGGCGCCCGCACCCGTGCTGGAACGCCAGGCCGATCAGCGCTCCGACGAATGGGTGGACCGGTACCGCGCTGACGCGGAGCGCGAGGGCCTGCCGACATGACGCTCGACACGCTGCATGTCGACGAGCTACGGATACTCGAGGCCGAGGCGGTGCACATCATCCGCGAGGTCGTCGCGGAACTCGAGCGCCCGGTGCTGCTCTTCTCGGCGGGCAAGGACTCGATTGTGCTGCTGCGGTTGGCGGAGAAGGCGTTTCGGCCCAGTCCGCTGCCCTTCCCGGTCATGCACGTCGACACCGGGCACAACTTCGACGAGGTCATCGAGTTCAGGGACCGTCGCGTCACGGGTGCCGGTCACAAGCTGATCGTCGCGTCGGTGCAGGAGTCCATCGACAGCGGCCGGGTGCCCGATCCAGGTCCCGGCGCGTCCAGGAACCGGCAGCAGACCCGAACGCTGCTGGATGCGCTGGAGGCGGGCGGCTTCGACGCGGCGTTCGGCGGTGCCCGCCGCGATGAGGAGCGGGCCAGGGCCAAGGAGCGGATCCTGAGCTTTCGCGACGAGTTCGGGCAGTGGGATCCACGTGCGCAACGACCGGAGCCGTGGTCGCTCTACAACGGCCGGATCAAGAAGGGCGAACAGGTCCGGGTGTTCCCCCTCAGCAACTGGACTGAGCTGGACGTGTGGCGCTACATCGAGCTGGAATCGCTTGAGCTGCCTTCGATCTACTTCGCTCACCAGCGTGAGGTGTTCGAGCGTGACGGAATTCTGTTGGCGGTGTCGGAGTATGCCCAGCCCGCCGACGGTGAGACCGCGTCGACGGAGTGGGTGCGCTATCGCACCGTAGGCGACCTGACCATCACCGGCGCCGTGCGATCGCGGGCGACGGACATCGCGGGCGTCATCGCCGAGATCTCCGCGGCCACGGTGTCCGAGCGCGGCGAGACGCGTGCCGACGACCGCACCTCCGCCGCCGCCATGGAGGACCGCAAGCGCGAGGGCTACTTCTGATGGGGCGCGCGACGCGACGGGAGACCGCATGACCCGCCAGCTCCTGAGGATCACCACCGCCGGATCGGTAGACGATGGCAAGAGCACGCTGATCGGCCGGCTCCTGCACGACACCGACAGTCTTCCCCGATCATCTCGAGGCGGTGACCGACGAGGAGGGTGTGGCGGACCTGGCGGCACTGTCCGACGGGTTGCGCGCCGAACGCGAGCAGGGCATCACGATCGACGTGGCGTATCGCTTCTTCTCCACCGATGCGCGCAGCTACATCCTCGCCGACACGCCTGGACACGAGCGGTATACCCGCAACATGTTCACCGGCGCCTCGAACGCGCACGCCGCGATCCTTCTCGTGGACGCCCGCGCCGGCGTGCTGAGGCAGACGAACCGGCATGCCCGGATCGCGAAGCTGTTGGGCATCAAGCATTTCGTCGCGGCGGTCAACAAGATCGACCTGGTCAACTTCGACGAGGGCCGGTTCGACGAAGTCGTCGGCCAGATTCGGCAAATCGCCGCGCGTCTGGGTGAAATAGACATCACGGTCATCCCCATCGCAGCCAAGCACGGTGACAACGTCGTGCACCGCTCCGAACGCACGCCCTGGTACGACGGACCGACGCTGCTGGAATACCTCGAGGGCATCGAACTCTCCGCACCGCAGCCGGAGCCGGAGAAACTGCGGTTGCCCGTCCAGTGGGTGTCACGGCCCACCCCGGAACAGCGCAGGCGCTACACCGGCCGGCTCTCCGCCGGTACGCTGAAGGTCGGCGATGCAGTCGTCAGCCTGCCTGCGGGCACCCGTTCGACGGTCACCCTCGTCGACACCCTCGATGAGGAGCGCACGACCGCCGTCGCACCGTTGTCGGTGTCGATCGAGCTGGCCGACGACATCGACGTCGGTCGTGGCGACGTGTTCGTCAGCGGTGCCGAGGGCGCCTCTCTCCCTGTGCTCGCACGTGAGCTCGACGCGACGGTGTGCTGGTTCCTGGACAGCCCGTTGCGCGCAGGTGACCGGCTCGCTCTCAAGCAGGGCACCCGCACGGTGCGCGCCACTGTGCAGGCCCTGCATTCACGACTGGACCCGGAAACGCTCGACGAACTCGACAACCCGGTCGA
The nucleotide sequence above comes from Mycolicibacterium moriokaense. Encoded proteins:
- the cysD gene encoding sulfate adenylyltransferase subunit CysD; protein product: MTLDTLHVDELRILEAEAVHIIREVVAELERPVLLFSAGKDSIVLLRLAEKAFRPSPLPFPVMHVDTGHNFDEVIEFRDRRVTGAGHKLIVASVQESIDSGRVPDPGPGASRNRQQTRTLLDALEAGGFDAAFGGARRDEERARAKERILSFRDEFGQWDPRAQRPEPWSLYNGRIKKGEQVRVFPLSNWTELDVWRYIELESLELPSIYFAHQREVFERDGILLAVSEYAQPADGETASTEWVRYRTVGDLTITGAVRSRATDIAGVIAEISAATVSERGETRADDRTSAAAMEDRKREGYF
- the stf0 gene encoding trehalose 2-sulfotransferase produces the protein MPAHPTAYLVLASQRSGSTLLVESLRATGVAGEPQEFFQYLPTTSQSPQPRQWFEGVEDESILRLLDPLDEGKPDLAPPEIWRDYIRTVGRTPNGVWGGKLMWNQTPLLLQRAAGLPDRSGEGLLSAIRDVIGSDPVLIHVYRPDVVSQAVSFWRAVQTRVWRGRPDPTRDSRAEYHAGAIAHVIKMLRAQEEGWRNWFAEENVKPMEISYPVLWRNLTQIVGDTLDAIGQDRRLAPAPVLERQADQRSDEWVDRYRADAEREGLPT